One window of Ziziphus jujuba cultivar Dongzao chromosome 5, ASM3175591v1 genomic DNA carries:
- the LOC125422985 gene encoding lachrymatory-factor synthase, with the protein MEEQKVDPKWEGEASAEIKGTTPQQVWDLVQDFGNVHKWFPNLETCYLLDDGNQFPAQTGLIRYCAYTQTTSSSGTDQTITWWAKEKLIMIDPIKRCLSYQILENNMGFKWYVGTMEVLPIHDDGKNGCKIKWSFVCEPVEEGWSYEVLVSFYDSTLKLIAKKMEELLRSSI; encoded by the coding sequence ATGGAGGAACAAAAAGTTGACCCAAAATGGGAAGGCGAAGCCTCAGCTGAGATAAAAGGCACAACACCACAACAAGTTTGGGATCTCGTCCAGGATTTCGGCAACGTTCACAAGTGGTTCCCAAATCTTGAGACGTGTTACCTACTCGACGATGGTAATCAATTTCCTGCCCAGACTGGTCTGATCAGGTACTGCGCTTACACCCAAACAACATCGTCCTCTGGTACTGATCAGACCATTACCTGGTGGGCCAAGGAGAAGCTAATAATGATTGATCCAATCAAACGGTGTTTGAGCTACCAGATCCTCGAGAACAACATGGGTTTTAAGTGGTACGTGGGTACCATGGAAGTATTACCCATCCACGATGATGGGAAAAATGGGTGCAAGATCAAGTGGTCATTTGTTTGTGAGCCAGTGGAAGAAGGTTGGAGCTATGAAGTTTTAGTCTCTTTCTATGACTCGACCCTGAAGCTCATTGCTAAGAAGATGGAGGAGCTTTTACGCTCATCGATCTAA
- the LOC107420473 gene encoding lachrymatory-factor synthase — protein MEAEADAEANDKWEGKVSARLTKASADQIWPLFKDFFNFHKWFPSLATSYGVHGTNGEPGCIRFCSGFSIPSNDGDKPPVSWSKERLVGVDEAEHRLSYEIVDSNIGFNSYVSTFEILPIDGHDHHHHDCVIEWSFTVDPVDGWVLDDLVGKYQVGLQRLSQRMEDAFANLE, from the coding sequence ATGGAGGCAGAGGCAGATGCAGAGGCAAATGATAAGTGGGAAGGGAAGGTTTCTGCAAGGCTAACAAAAGCCTCTGCAGACCAAATATGGCCTCTGTTCAAAGATTTCTTCAACTTCCACAAATGGTTTCCTAGTCTAGCCACCAGCTATGGCGTCCATGGCACAAACGGTGAACCCGGCTGCATCAGATTTTGCTCCGGTTTCTCAATTCCATCCAACGACGGTGACAAACCACCCGTTAGCTGGTCCAAGGAAAGACTCGTAGGCGTTGATGAAGCTGAACATCGCTTATCCTATGAGATCGTCGACAGCAATATCGGATTCAACTCCTATGTGTCCACCTTTGAGATTCTTCCCATAGACGgccatgatcatcatcatcatgattgCGTGATTGAGTGGTCCTTCACCGTTGATCCTGTAGACGGTTGGGTATTGGATGATTTGGTGGGGAAATATCAGGTGGGCTTGCAACGCCTGTCTCAGAGAATGGAGGATGCATTTGCAAATTTAgagtaa